The nucleotide sequence TCGTTCTGGGTGATGAGGTCGATTGCGGTCGTCTCGGTCTCGCCGACGAGGGGGGGAACAGGGGAGGCTTTCGGACCGATCGAAACGAGCACCTTCACCAGAGAGCCGGGGTCGGCCTCGGTGAATGCCGGAGGGTCGGTCCCGATGACCGTGTCCTTGGGAACGGAGACGCTCTCGGTGTTCTCCGGAATGGCCGTGAACCCTGCCTGCTGGACCTCGATCATGGCATCGGCCAGCGATTGGCCTGCAACGTCGGGCACTGACGCGGTGACCGGTGCTGGTGGCGCGGAGGGGAGCTGTTGGAGAAGGAGGAAGATTCCCACGCCGAGAGCAACCAGCAAGGCGAATGCGGTGATGACGAACGGCAACTGGCTTCGCGGACCCATATCCGGCTGGACCTGTCGGTAGACGCCGTCGGGGGAAGAAGTGGCGGGAGGGAGACCGACCGGAGGCATCATCTGGGTGGAAGCGTTCGGAGAGACTGCACCGGGTGTCTCCCCGCTGAGGAACAGAAGGAGATCTTGTCGGATCTCCTCTGCCGACTGGTAGCGGGTATCCGGGTTCTTGTCGAGGGAGTGGAGGACGATGCGGTCCAGGTCCGGCGACACGTCGGGATTGAGAGCCGAAGGTGCGGACACGGCGGTTGAAACATGCTGATAGGCGACCGCGACGGGCGAATCGCCTGAGAACGGGGGGTGTCCCGAAAGCATCTCGTACAACACGACACCGAGCGAGTAGAGATCGGATCGCTCGTCGGCAGGAACCCCCTGCGCCTGCTCTGGAGAGAAATACGTGGCGGTCCCGATCACCGCTCCGGTTTTCGTCAGCTCCGACGAGTCATCCCAGGCGCGGGCGATCCCGAAATCGGTCACTTTCACCGTTCCATCCCTGGTGAGCATGATGTTGCCCGGCTTGATGTCGCGATGAACGACGCCGGCACGGTGCGCGACCGAGAGTGCGGCAGCGACCTCCGAGGCGATCTCGACGGCACGACGGGGAAGGAGCGGTCCCTCCGCCTTGAGGACGTCACGGACGGACCGCCCATCGACCAGTTCCATGACGATGAAATACGTTCCACCCTCCTGGCCCCAGTCGAAGATGCCGACGATGTTGGGATGGCTCAGGTTGGCGGCCGCTTGTGCCTCCCTGCGAAAACGCCGAACGAAGGCCTCGTCGGTCGCGTATTGGGAGTGGAGCATCTTGACCGCCACCCTGCGGCCGAGGAGGGTGTCTCGGGCTTCGAACACGTCCGCCATGCCACCTCTCGCCAGATGCGAGAGGAGCTCATAGCGGTCGGCGAGGACAGTGTGTTCCATCGTTCGTAGATTGTAGGGCCCGGTCCGTTACGTGCGACCCTGGAGCCAGAAGTCCAGGATCTTCTGAGCGATCGGTGCGGCAACCGAACCGCCGGTGGCGTTCTCTCCGGCTCCCTGGACGAACACGGCAAGTGCGATGGTCGGTCTCTCGACGGGAGCAAAGGCGATGAACCAGACGTCCGGCGATCCGGTTGAAGTCTCGGCGGTGCCCGTCTTGCCGGCGACACGGACGTTGGGAACGGTCGCCCTGGTACCGGTGCCGGAGGCAACGACTCCCTCCATCAGTTGGGCAACGATTGTGGCGGTCGCGGACGAAACGGTACGGGACAGGAGTTCCGGGGCTCGCTCGACGACGGTTGTTCCGGACGCGTCGACGACACGGCTGACGAGATAGGGCTGCATCAGGAGGCCGTTGTTGGCGATCGCAGCCGAGACCAACGCCATCTCCAGCGGTGTCGCCCGGACATCACGCTGTCCGATGGCGCTCTGGGCGA is from Gammaproteobacteria bacterium and encodes:
- the pknB gene encoding Stk1 family PASTA domain-containing Ser/Thr kinase; this translates as MEHTVLADRYELLSHLARGGMADVFEARDTLLGRRVAVKMLHSQYATDEAFVRRFRREAQAAANLSHPNIVGIFDWGQEGGTYFIVMELVDGRSVRDVLKAEGPLLPRRAVEIASEVAAALSVAHRAGVVHRDIKPGNIMLTRDGTVKVTDFGIARAWDDSSELTKTGAVIGTATYFSPEQAQGVPADERSDLYSLGVVLYEMLSGHPPFSGDSPVAVAYQHVSTAVSAPSALNPDVSPDLDRIVLHSLDKNPDTRYQSAEEIRQDLLLFLSGETPGAVSPNASTQMMPPVGLPPATSSPDGVYRQVQPDMGPRSQLPFVITAFALLVALGVGIFLLLQQLPSAPPAPVTASVPDVAGQSLADAMIEVQQAGFTAIPENTESVSVPKDTVIGTDPPAFTEADPGSLVKVLVSIGPKASPVPPLVGETETTAIDLITQNDFVVNTVRRPDPTAPKGQVIDQDPAPGQKLPPNAVVTITVSDGPAIITIPAQLPGRSEGDVGFILGDEGLTPEFQYEFSDEQPAGLVIRTEPGAGEQLPAGATIIVVVSQGPEPVVVPDLTGMTEEQARSALEAAGLQLSVSATTVETGPEQDGKVVAQSIAAGDEVDPDTIVQVTLGEAPPTTTTSSTTTTSSTTTTAGTSG